The nucleotide window TGTTCAAAGCCACCGGGCATGAGAATGTCGCGATGCCGTTACTGATTCCCGAGAGTTTGCTGCAAAAAGAAAAAGACCATGTCAAGGGCTTTGCGCCCGAGGTGGCCTGGGTCACACGCGGCGGTCTGGAACCGCTGGAGGAGCCGATGTGCATCCGCCCGACTTCCGAGACGCTGTTTTGCGAACACTTTGCCCATGTGCTTCAATCGTGGCGCGATCTTCCGATGAAATACAACCAGTGGTGCAGCGTCGTGCGCTGGGAAAAGACCACAAGGCCGTTTTTAAGAAGCCGCGAGTTCTGGTGGCAGGAAGGGCATACGATCCATGAGACCCCCGCAGAGGCCGTTGCCGAGACCGAACAGATGCTCGGCATCTATGCCGACTTCGCCGAAAAATCGCTGATGATTCCCGTGACAAAGGGGAAAAAGACCGAGAGCGAAAAATTCGCCGGTGCGGAAGCGACTTACGCGGTCGAGGCGATGATGCACGACGGCAAAGCCCTGCAGGCCGGAACGAGCCATTATTTCGGCGACGGATTTTCGCGTGCGTTCGGCGTGACTTTTACAGGCAGGGATAACACGCTGCAATATCCGTGCCAGACCAGCTGGGGCGTTTCGACGAGGCTTGTCGGCGCGATCATCATGACTCACGGCGATAACAACGGGCTGGTTCTGCCGCCTGCGGTTGCTCCGATCCAAGTGGTCATCGTTCCGATCGCGCAGCATAAAGAAGGCGTACTCGAAAAAGCCGCCGAACTCAAAGCGCGGATTGCGAAGTTCGCACGGGTCAAACTCGATGACAGCGACAACTCCGCCGGTTGGAAATTTGCCCAGTACGAGATGAAGGGTGTTCCGCTGCGGCTGGAAATCGGCCCGAAAGATATCGAAAAAGACCAGTGCGTATTGGTGCGCCGCGACAACGGTGAAAAGACTTTTGTTGCACTCTCCGAACTGGAGACCGTGATTCCGAAGATGCTTGAAGAGTTGGCCAACGGGCTTTATGAGAAAGCGAAAGTCAACCTTGAGCGCCGGACACTGCGCTGCGCAACGATGGAAGAGATTATGGCACACGGTGATGAGAATTTGTTTGTCCATGCCTCCTGGTGCGGAGACGAGGCCTGCGAGGACGCGATGAAGGAAAAAGCGGGACTTTCGAGCCGCTGCATCCCGTTTGAGCAAAATATGCCGTCCGACAAATGCATCGTCTGCGGAAAGCCCGCCAAATGCGAGGTCATCTGGGGCAAGGCGTATTAATTGATTAAAACTTCGAGGGAGCATCTGCTCCCTCCTTTGCTGCGGAGGCAGGTATGACGTTTCCCAAACACATATTTACGGGCTATTTTCCCAAATGCCACATACAGGGCATTGCGGTCGATATTAAGAAGGGATTTATCTATTGCTCATTTACGACTGCGCTGCTCAAATATACCCTTGACGGAAAATTCGTGGGCAGCGTGAGCGGCCTGACGGGGCATCTGGGCTGTATTGACTTTTGCGAAGACGACGGGCGTGTATGGGGCTCTCTGGAGTATAAAAACGACTGCATCGGCACGGGCATCCGCAAAAACCTCGGCGACAGCTCCGAGATTATCAACGGTTTTTACGCCGTCGCTTTTGACGTCGACCGCATCACAAGACCCGATATGGACGCGACGAATGACGGCGTTATGACGGCGGTATATCTGCACGAAGTCGTGGACGATTATGAGGCGCCGGGGCATCGCTACGGCTGCAGCGGCATCGACGGCACCGGTTTCGGGCCGGCATTCGGACAACCCGCCGGGACGAAGGAATATCTCCATATCGCTTACGGAATTTACGGGGATGTCGCTCGCGGGGACAACGACTATCAGATCATATTGCGTTATGACCGGAAGGAACTTAATAAATATGAGCGGCTGCTCAATCAGAAAGCGCCGCATCAATCGGGACCCGAACAACCCGACGGCAAGATTTTTGTCTTCACCGGCAATACGGTGTTCGGTGTGCAGAATCTAGAGTATGACGCGGCAAGCCAAAAATGGCTGATGGCTGTGTATCGCGGACAAAAGCCCGAATTTTCGAATCCGCCGATGTTTTGGTTCGACGGCAGGAAACTGCCGGTTGAGAAGGCAATTAAGGAAAGCGGCGAACGGCACCCGGTGATCGAACCGGTGGGCACAAGCGACTTTGCCCATGGCCAGACCGGCATCTGCGCACTGGGCGGCGGATTGTTTTATATCAGTCACGAGGGCAGGGACGGAGAAAAACAGTTCTCCGATATTTATCTGTATCAAATGACTGACGGCGAAAAACTCGACTTTGAGCAGGTATTATGAGGTAAAAAAATGAACTCTCTGCGGCATCTTTATAAAATCGGGCGCGGACCGTCGAGTTCGCATACGATGGCGCCCGACAAGGCGTCAAGATATTTTGCATCCGAGTTTCCGAACGCGGATGCCTATAAGTGCATCCTCTACGGCTCTTTAGCCATGACCGGAGAGGGACATATGACCGATCTGGTCATTCAAAGCGCGTTTGCGCCAAAACCCTGTGAAGTCGTCTTTGACAAAAAAACCGCACAGCTGCCGCACCCGAACACCTTTGACCTGCTTGCCTTCAAAAACGGCAATGAAATCGGAAAACGCCGGGTCATCAGCATCGGCGGCGGGAGTTTTCGCATCCTCGGAGAAGAAGCGAAAGAACCTCACCCGTATTATTGTGAAAACAGTTTTGCCGAAATCGCCGAGATCTGCCGTAAGAACGACTGGCAGATCTGGGAGTACGTCGAGCACGCCGAGGGCGAGCGGATTCACGAATATCTTCATGAGGTCTGGCGGGTGATGCAGAAAGCCATTGACGAAGGACTTGCCGCGAAAGGGATTTTGGCGGGCGGACTCGGCGTCAACCGGAAGGCAAATTACTTATTTAATCGCAGACATGAAAACGAGTCGCCGCAGACCAGGGAAAATCGGATCGTGTGCGCATACGCTTTCGCTGTGAGCGAACAAAACGCGGGCGGCGGAGAGGTCGTGACCGCGCCGACCTGCGGGGCGAGCGGCGTGCTTCCGGCGGTGCTCAAATACATGCAGCAGTCGAACAATTTTACCGATGAGGACATCATCCATGCGCTCGAGACAGCGGGGGTGATCGGCAATCTGATCAAACAGAACGCTTCAATCAGCGGCGCGGAATGCGGGTGCCAGGCCGAGATCGGAAGCGCATGTTCGATGGCGGCTTCGGCGTTGGCGCAGTTGTTCGGGATGGGACTCGATCAGATCGAATACGCTGCCGAGGTGGCGATGGAACACCATTTGGGGCTGACCTGCGACCCGGTGGGCGGGTTGGTGCAGATTCCGTGCATCGAGCGGAACGCGGTCGCGGCGATGCGCGCGATCAATGCTTTCCGTATCGCGGATTTTTTGAGCGAGACACGCAAGGTGTCGTTTGACACGGTGGTCAAGACGATGTACGAGACGGGCAAAGACCTTTCGAAACGCTACCGCGAGACCGCCGAGGGCGGATTGGCGAAGAATTTAAAGGTAAAACGGAAGAAGTAACGCCCGTTCACATCAGTTTTACCGGCCTTGTTTTGAAGGCAAAGGAAGTCGATTATGGAAATCGTCGAGGTCAAACAAAAACTGCGCAAACTTAAGCGGTTGGAATGCGCGCTGAGGGCATCGGGGCAATTAAAAACTGTCCCGGTTTTAGTTTGGGACAATTTTTTCGACCTCTCCGAAAACAGCGGCCAAACAAGAAAAAAGACACGATATGATTTAAATCAACTCTGCGAATTGAGCCGTGAGGAATTGAAAACCGTGATCGACGGATATTGGGCGTTCGTATACGGAGAGTTATTTCAGGACAATCTCATACAGGGGCGGCTGTTTTATGACCGCGACGCGCTGATTCAACTGGGACTGCCGTTCGACGCGGACGAGACCGCGGTGAAAAAGCGTTTTCGGGAGCTGGCGAAACAATATCACCCCGACGTCGGCGGCGACGCGGCGAAATTCATCGAATTAATGAATTTGTACCGGCGATTGATTGTTGCATAATTTTTTACGATTAAGGAACCCTCTCGCTTTTATCAACCCGTGATTCTTCGGCTTCGTTTCACTCGCTCAGAATGACAAAAAATGAATAAAAACGGGCGGTAAATTACCGCCCGTTTTTAGTAGGTGTAAGGTTATAAAGTGTAAAGGTTAAAGTGATATTCTTATTTCCTTGAAAAAGTATACGGAAATATCATTTTAAACTTTACGTTTTATGCCTTGTTTTCTTCGCTTTCCTGTTTGTTGTTCATTTGAACATTTTGATTTTTCCGAAAATCAATGCCACAGCCAAACACAGCAAAAGCGTGCCGCCGATGATGATGGCAAAACCATAAGGACTGGAAGAGAGAACCATTCCCTCGGGCGCCAGGTTCATCCCGTAAGCCGAAAAGATGATGGTCGGAATCGAGATGACGATGGTCACGATGGCGAGCACTTTCATCACGATGTTCAGGTTGTTGGAGATGACAGACGCGAACGCGTCCATCATACCGCTCAGAATGCCGCTGTAGATGTTCGTCATCTCGATCGCCTGTTTGTTTTCGACGATGACGTCCTCGAGCAGATCGGAGTCCTCCGGGTATTTCCGGACGATCTCGGTGCGCAGCAGTTTTTCCAAGACGGCTTCGTTGGAGCGCAGCGCGGTCGTGAAATAGACCAAGCTCTTTTCGAGTTTCAGCAGCTCAATCAGTTCGCTGTTCTTGGTCGATTTATGGAGGATATTTTCGATTTCGTCGCTCTTCTTATCGATATTGTGCAGATATTGCAAATATAAAAGCGCGTTCTGGTAGAGGATCTGGAGAATGAATCGGGATTTCATGTTCGTACGAAAATCCCGCGGAGAGCCGGATGCGAAATATCTCAGCACCGGCGTGTTTTCTAGGCACACCGTGATGATCATATTGCCGGTCGTGATGATTCCGAGCGGGATCGTGGAATAGAGCTCTTTCTCGTCTTTTTGTTCTTCAACGGTGGGGATGTTGACGAGAACCATCGTGTAGTTATCATCCAAATCGATGCGCGACCGCTCGTCGGTATCCAGTGCGGATTTGAGAACAGACGCTTCGATGCCGCATTTTTCGGAGATGTCTTTAATTTCGGATTCGTCCGGATTGATCATGGAAATCCAGGCGTTGGCCGCGGGACCCGCGATTTCTTTCAGGCCCGTTTCGGCGGAGAGGTAGTATTTTGTCATGTCTTTCGTCCTTTCTCTGACAAGGCAGAGCAGACGAAAAACCATTCGTTTTCAGACGGATATGGCTTTGCGTGAGCTGCTGCCCGTGCGATTAATATGTGTAAAACTTCGGGGATTCGGTGCAGGGTCCATACACTCACGCTCCTATGCTTCAAATTATATGCCCGCAGTGCGGACAATGTCAGAATAGCATATGAAAAAGGGCTTGTCAATAATAAAAAAACGGTTCGCGAAAAACAAATATCTCCCACCCAAACGGGCGAGAGAATTATACGATCGGTATAAAACCGACAAAATAGTACGAAATCCGCACAGTGAAACGAAATAGCGACCTTTAACAGGATACTTTTGTTGTATTAATGAAAAAAGTAAATGCG belongs to Oscillospiraceae bacterium and includes:
- the proS gene encoding proline--tRNA ligase is translated as MTGNQNKVEAITSMEQDFTKWYTDICLKAELVDYTAVKGCVVLRPYGYAIWENITKILDGMFKATGHENVAMPLLIPESLLQKEKDHVKGFAPEVAWVTRGGLEPLEEPMCIRPTSETLFCEHFAHVLQSWRDLPMKYNQWCSVVRWEKTTRPFLRSREFWWQEGHTIHETPAEAVAETEQMLGIYADFAEKSLMIPVTKGKKTESEKFAGAEATYAVEAMMHDGKALQAGTSHYFGDGFSRAFGVTFTGRDNTLQYPCQTSWGVSTRLVGAIIMTHGDNNGLVLPPAVAPIQVVIVPIAQHKEGVLEKAAELKARIAKFARVKLDDSDNSAGWKFAQYEMKGVPLRLEIGPKDIEKDQCVLVRRDNGEKTFVALSELETVIPKMLEELANGLYEKAKVNLERRTLRCATMEEIMAHGDENLFVHASWCGDEACEDAMKEKAGLSSRCIPFEQNMPSDKCIVCGKPAKCEVIWGKAY
- a CDS encoding L-serine ammonia-lyase, whose amino-acid sequence is MNSLRHLYKIGRGPSSSHTMAPDKASRYFASEFPNADAYKCILYGSLAMTGEGHMTDLVIQSAFAPKPCEVVFDKKTAQLPHPNTFDLLAFKNGNEIGKRRVISIGGGSFRILGEEAKEPHPYYCENSFAEIAEICRKNDWQIWEYVEHAEGERIHEYLHEVWRVMQKAIDEGLAAKGILAGGLGVNRKANYLFNRRHENESPQTRENRIVCAYAFAVSEQNAGGGEVVTAPTCGASGVLPAVLKYMQQSNNFTDEDIIHALETAGVIGNLIKQNASISGAECGCQAEIGSACSMAASALAQLFGMGLDQIEYAAEVAMEHHLGLTCDPVGGLVQIPCIERNAVAAMRAINAFRIADFLSETRKVSFDTVVKTMYETGKDLSKRYRETAEGGLAKNLKVKRKK
- a CDS encoding J domain-containing protein; protein product: MEIVEVKQKLRKLKRLECALRASGQLKTVPVLVWDNFFDLSENSGQTRKKTRYDLNQLCELSREELKTVIDGYWAFVYGELFQDNLIQGRLFYDRDALIQLGLPFDADETAVKKRFRELAKQYHPDVGGDAAKFIELMNLYRRLIVA
- a CDS encoding magnesium transporter CorA family protein produces the protein MTKYYLSAETGLKEIAGPAANAWISMINPDESEIKDISEKCGIEASVLKSALDTDERSRIDLDDNYTMVLVNIPTVEEQKDEKELYSTIPLGIITTGNMIITVCLENTPVLRYFASGSPRDFRTNMKSRFILQILYQNALLYLQYLHNIDKKSDEIENILHKSTKNSELIELLKLEKSLVYFTTALRSNEAVLEKLLRTEIVRKYPEDSDLLEDVIVENKQAIEMTNIYSGILSGMMDAFASVISNNLNIVMKVLAIVTIVISIPTIIFSAYGMNLAPEGMVLSSSPYGFAIIIGGTLLLCLAVALIFGKIKMFK